Genomic segment of Paenalkalicoccus suaedae:
AGCTCGGCATTCAAACAACAGTGAAGGAATGGGCTTCTGATTATAAACACCGTCCTCTTGAGGAGTTTATTCCAGTGGAATGGCGTTTTCAGGCGGAGAAATACGTGCCACTCATTGCAAATACGATCACATCAAAAGGTGCCGAATATCTTGGTTCCGAGGAGGGACTAAAGCAGTTAGAGCAACTGATGGTAGGCTATTTGCGCTCAAAAGGGAGCATGTCCTCTATGTTTGGACGAGTTGCTACCAGATTTTCGCTAGCGGCAGTAATCTCCAGAGAGCTCGTATTATTTTTACAGAAAAAAGAGACGACAGCTTTAATAGAAGAATTAATTCGCAATGAGCTTGCAGATGCCCTTAAAAAGCCACCAAGCGAATTTATTGAAGAAGACAGAATGGACTATTATATAGATAAAATTACGACGGCAGTCATTGGAAAGACCCCACTTATTAGTGAGTGGAATCAGCCCTTAAAGGCGTGGAGTGGCAGATACGAGGAGCTACTTACAAAAACAATTATTCCGCAGGTAATGGCAACAGCTTCGCTTATTTTAAGCAGGTATTTAGAGACGATCATGAAGCGTCTTGGCATTAAGCAAATGGTCGAACGCGAAATAAACGCGTTTCCTTTAAGGCGACTTGAGGAAATACTATTAATGATCGCTAGCAAAGAGCTTAAAATGATAGCCGTTTTAGGCGGTTTAATTGGAGGACTCGTTGGACTCGTGCAAGGATTACTCGTAGTTTTTGTCCTTTAATGGGTGCAAAAGACTATTATTCATGTTATAGTCGTACGGAGCTAGTGTGTATGAGACACACAAAACTAAGGAGGAATTTTATCCATGTCTACACTTTTAGACAAAGCGAACGAATTAGCGCAAGTTTTAAAGGAAAGCGAAGAATTTACAAAGCTTCAAAATCTTCATAACGAGATCAACGAAGACGAAGTAGCAAAGAGAATGCTTGATAACTTCCGTAATGTACAGCTTGAGCTTCAGCAAAAGCAAATGCAAGGTCAAGAAATTACAGAAGAAGAAGTACAGCAAGCACAAAAGCAGTTCGAACTAGTGCAACAGCACGAAAAGATCATGCAACTAATGGAAGAAGAGCAACGCATGAGCCAGCTAGTTGGCGAAGTTAACAAAAAGATCACAGAGCCTCTTGAAGAGCTCTATGCAGTAGATAATACAGAGCAGTAATTCTGCTTAAGGGTGAGCCAACTTTATGTTGGCTCCCTTTTTTTGTTTTTTAAAAGATAAAACTACGTTAGTCCTGTCGGAATCCTTCGATTTGCCACCTTTCCAATAATCCCACCCGCCCCCTATTTTCTCACTAAACAAGCATGAATATAGGCAAGCCGTCATAGGGTGTAGTATTCGCGTATAAGGGGGCAGGCAGCTATGACATACCGCATCGTTGCGCTTGATATTGATGGGACATTACTTCGTGACAATGAGAAGATCCAGAGAGAGACAAAGGAAGCGATTCATTCGCTTCAGGACAAAGGAGTGTTTGTTACGCTCGTTACAGGGCGGTCGTATGTCTCGGCAGAACGAATCATGAAGCAACTCCGACTTAAGCCATTCCCACTCATCACCCATGAAGGGGCATTCATTGGACAGGATAGTAAATATCCGCTTGCCGCTCATAGGCTCACACCTGAATTCGTTCTAGATAACGTTCGACACTTTGAATCCTACCACTGTCATATGAAGCTTTATGGGGAGAAAAGAGTGCTCGCCAATCGCCATCCAGAAAAAAGTCAGTTGTTAAAGCGTATGACGATAAAAGCTTCTGAGCCATTACTTTACTCCACAACCTATGTCGATTCACTATCCGACCATTTGATCGAAAAGCCAGATTCCTTCTTGCATATGGATATCGAATTTATTGACGCAGAAGAGAGAAGGAGTGCAGAGACAGGTTCATTTCCTTCGATCCGAATCAATGACCGCACGCTTCGAATCGTTCACCCAAAAGCATCAAAGCTACAAGGACTGCTGCATATTTGTAAGCTTTATCAAATTAAGCAGGAGGAGATTGTTGCTGTCGGTGCATGTGAAAGAGATCGTGATATGCTTCAGTACGCTGGACTAGGAGTTGCGATGGGGCAGGCGCCGAAAGAAGTAAAGGACGTTGCTGATTGGGTAACGAGGTCCAACGAAGAATTAGGCGTTGCGTATATGATAAAAGAAGTTTTTAGAAAGCAGTACTCGATACTCATGTAGGTTATACGTACTTTCGTTGACCGCTCCCCTTCCTAACGCTACACTTATATAGAGGTAAGATACTAGGAGGAGTGGCAATGGATAAGCAAAAATGGACAAAACAGGCGGAAGCTGCCGTAGAAGCACATACGGATGGCTCGCCAGATGTCTTTATGTATAAAATGTTAGATATGACGTTTGACTATTTTGATGATCCAGAGGAAGTTGTCGTCAAAGCTCCTGTGACAGAAATTATGCTTAATCCCGTGGGGTTCATACATGGTGGCATTATGACATACTTGGCCGATTCCGCTATGGGGCACCTTTGTGCGGCGTTTAATGACCTTCCATCTGTATCATTAGAGCTTAAAACACAGTTTTTGCGCACGGTAAAAACCGGTTCATTAACGGCAAAAGCATCCTTCTTAAAAAAAGGGAGAGGCGTCCAGTTTGTCGAATGTATTATCTACGATGATGAGGAACGCGTTCTCTGTAAAACAACAGGCACGTTCTATCAGGTTGATCCAACCTCTACGTAAATAAGAAAGCTGCTCTTTGTCTATATAAACAAAGGGCAGCTCCTTTTGGCTTTTACGGGTGAAAATGCAGGAGGCCTCCTGAAGATTTGACAAGGCGACTTGGCGCATTAAGCAAGCTCTCCTCTTCTAAGCGAGCGAGTGCAAGCTTTTTAGCCTCTTCATCATTCGATGCCTTGACTACTTCGTTAATAAGGTGCTCTCCTTTTTTACCGTAGGCAGTTAAATAGAACTGATTCATCTTTATCCTCCTCCAATGAAAACGGATACAAACTTATCGTACTATGAAATACAAAATAAGGAAAGGGGTGTCTACGATCGTTACATTCATTCACTGTGCGGATATTCACTTAGGGCGATCAGGCGCCAACGTTGGCTACGAGGCAACGGAGAAATCATTCATGCGAATCTGTGAGGAAGCGGTCCGCCGTGATGTTGAGTTTATCATCATAGCTGGAGACGTTTACGATCAAGAGAAAAGGTCTCTTAAAAGTCAGTGGTTTTTTAGTACATGCATGCAAATACTTTTAGATGCTAATATTCAAGCGTATGTGGTTCACGGTAACCATGATCCAACTATTGGAGAAGATAAACTTGTCTCTTTTCCTCAAAACGTTCATGTCTTTTCTACAGAGGGAGAAGGGATGATCCATCGCACATCACGCGGAGAAGAAGTGGCATTATATGGATTTAGCTATCCTACGCGAGCATATACAGAAAATCCACTACCCATGTATCAAAAAACGCTTGAGGCAGACTATCATATTGGAGTATTGCACGGTCAGGAAGCTACGAACACTGATCACGAGCCTTACGCCCCCTTTTTTGTGAGAGAGTTAGTAGATCTAAGGCTTGATTATGTGGCATTAGGTCATATTCATGTGCGTCAAGTGCTCCAGCATGATCCTCCTATTGTGTACTCAGGAAATGTGCAGGGTACGAATCGAAAGGAAGCTGGTGAGAAAGGCTGTTATGCGGTGACGCTTCATCCAGGCGGCCATGAGCTTGAGTTTGTGGCAACGCACGAGGTTTTGTATCAGACAGAGCATGTTTCTATAGATTCTATGCAGGATGTGGATGACATAGTCAACCTATTGCGGAAGCGACTAGACGAGAGTAAACCGACCAATTTGACGTTACAGTTTTCTGGTCGAGGAGCGTTGCATCGGTTTTTACTTGAGGAGAGTAACCGTGAAGAGCTGAAAGAATTATTGGAACAGGAATTTCAAATACAAATCGAAAAAATAATGGTACATACGAAGAATGTGTTAGATTTTCAAATCGAGTCGTTTCATGATCACGTGGCCAGTGATATTGTTCAAGCGAGGCGTAAGCTTGAGCACGAGCATGCTTTATTTGAGGCAATTCGGCGCAAGAAGCTTACGTCTATCGTGGAACCAATGCTTGAAGAGGAACGAGCAGCTATTTTATATGAAGCAGAGCAATTACTTCTTCAGCAAGTACTGGAGGAGTCGGAATGATACTTCGAGAAATTATCATTGGTCAATATAAGCAGTTTAAAAATAGGCGAATAGCATTGAATGGAGATCGGGTCGTGTTATTTGGACATAATGAAGCTGGGAAGTCGACGATTCTCTCGTTTATTGAGTCGGTTTTATTCGGATTCAAAGAGGCACAGTCACAGTATCATGGCGCACTCGTTTTTATGGACGAAGACGAACGCCAGTGGACAATAGAGCGGAAGCAAATTCGAAATAAACGAGGCGAGCTTACCATTCTTGAAGCAGATGGAAAAACGTATACGGGTGAATTGGCGGATCTTTTGCCTGACCTAGATCGCAATTCGTTCACAGCTATGTTCCACATAAGTCTTGATAGCTTACAACAAATGAATCATATGGATGCAGCTGAGCTGAAGCGTTACTTATTTCATTCAACAAGTGGAACGAAACAGCTGTTTGACTATGAGGAAACATTACGAAAAAAGCGGGAGCTTCTCTATAAAGCAAGAGGGACGACCCCGCTCATAAACGCACGCGAAAAAGAGCTTGGTATTCTCCTTGAGAAAAAGCGAGAGCAGGAGTCTGAACGCTTAACTTACGACGCAGTTTGTCAATCGGAAGACTCGCTTCGACAGAAGCTTTTAGAGCTTGAAGAGCAACGGGAGCAGGTAAGAGAAACCGTAAAGCTTGAAGAAAAAGTAGTGACAGTGCGTCCCCTTCTTTTAGAATGGCTTGCGGAGAAAGAAAAACCAGAGCCAAAAACCCTCGTGAGTGTGCAGGATCAAGAGGCGATAGGTCGTATAAGAGAGGCAAGCCTCGAAGTTAACCGAGAGCTAGCGCGTATCGATGCAGATTTATCCCATATAGATTCGTCGCTAGACGCACTGCCCCCGTTATGGGGGAAAGAAAGAATGCGTAAAGCCCGCTATGCTACTACCAATTTTGCAACCTTTACTAGTAAGCAAGAGCAAGCAGAAGATGCGGAAGCAGAGCTTAATGTACTAAAACATGAAAAGGCACAGATTCAACAAGAGTTTAAGACGGAGGAGTTTCCCGCTCTTCAGATAGGCAGATACGAAGAGGAGCGGTTTCATGAGCTCTATACAAAAAAGGATCGCGAAGCATCAGCACAGCTCCCCGTGTTAACCGGGATTCCGTTATTTTTACTTGCATTAGTTGCTACCGTGTTTGGCCAGTGGATCATCGCCGCTCTGTCTGTTCTTGTCTATCCGATTATTTTAGCTTTAGGCCGCAATAAAAAACCTAGAGGTGGAAGGTTTACAGAGTGGGCCGGAATAGTTGGGGCTACGAATGGTAAGGATGCCTCATATTACCGTCTATTGATTGACGCGTATAAGGAATGGCAGGGAGTCAAGAAGCGAGAGGACCGAGCAATCGACCAACTTCGCAAAGCTACGGCAGAAATGGATGACTATTTAGCAAATCTTGAAATAGAACACATTCCAGATGACCTACATGGATTTATTGCAGGGTTAAATATTGATTTACAGACCCAAGATAAGCTTCGACTAAAGCGTGACCAGCTACTGTTAGATAGGCAGACGTTAGCCCAAAAGCAACAATCGACCCTGCAGGAGCAACAAGTTCTGAAGAATGAGGAACAAGCAATTTATGCTACGTATCACCTTGAGCATTCAGAGGAATTTGATCAAGCAATGGAAGCAACCATCGTATTTTTACATGCAAAAGAAGCAATTGCAGCACTAGATATTAAGCTCGCTTCTATGATTCCTGATAAGAAGGACTTAGAATATGCGATTACACATGTACATGAAAGGGAATCGATAGAAGAGCATAAAGAAGTACTTCATAAGCTTCAAAAGGAGCATACAACACTCCTTGAAGCACTAACAGAGACGCGAGCACAAAGGCAAAAGCTAGAGCAGGATGGTACGTATGAAGATACACTCCGCGAGATTGCACGCTGTGAAGCAGACCTAGCGGATTTAACGAGAAAGTGGGCTGTGTATGAAGCGGCAATTAAAATGATTGAAGAAGTCAAGCATATGTACGAGACGGATAAACAGCCTCAAGCTGTAAAACGAGCTATCCATCATTTTCGTGCGCTCACAGATAATCGTTACGTGAGTATCTATGCCCCTATTGGCGAAAATCGGTTTATTGTCGAACGCCATGATGGCAAGCGATTTGATCCTATTGAATTAAGTAGAGGGACGATGGAAATGCTTTATATTGCTTTACGTTTTGCCCATATGGAAACACGTCAAACGCCATTCCCAGTGTTTATTGATGAAGCACTAGTAAACATGGATATGGGTAGAAGACAACAAATGTGGGAGTTCCTTCACAAGCAGCAAAAGCAACTTTTATTTTTCACCTGCCATGAAGCAATTAGAGATGAAGCCCAAAAAAAGGACTTTCGTATGGTAGGACTGTAGAAAGTTCACGCGAAGGTGCTTAATTTCTTGTAAAATTCTCGTTCACTTTCAATTCTCTAAAAAAATGTATTAGAATAGTAGGTAAATAGTGTGGAGTAACCCTCCTCCTATATAACGCAGTACATCCACTACGATGAGTAAAAAGGAATAGTCTATTATACAAGGAGGATCACTAATGAGCGATTACAATGTGTATTTAGTTGAAGATGAAGATAACTTAGGTAAAGTAATAAAAGCATATATGGAGAAAGAAGGCTGGAAAGTCACCCATTTTGTTGATGGGAAGGACGCATCCGAGCATATTAACGATAATCCTCACCTATGGGTATTGGATATTATGCTACCTGGAATGGATGGGTATCAACTATTAAAGGCAATTAAAAGTGCTGGTGATACGCCTGTCATCTTTATTTCAGCTAGAGATAAAGACTTAGATCGTGTCCTCGGACTTGAGCTTGGTAGCGATGATTATTTAGCAAAGCCATTCCTACCAGAAGAACTAGTTATTCGTGCTAAAAAAATGCTAACGCGTGTATATCCTCCTGAAGTACAGGAAAAGGATGCTATTGAGCTTAACGGCTATCATATTGATCCAACGGCTCGAACCGTGCATGACGGATCAAGCGCTATTGAGCTTACAACGAAAGAAATGGATTTAGTCATTTTATTAACGTCTCATATCGGAGATGCATTATCACGTGAATCCATTATTGAGTATGTTTGGGGTGCTGATTACTTCGGCTCCGAGCGCGCGGTCGATGATGTTGTAAGACGAGTACGCAAAAAGCTTCCTAGAATTCATCTAGAAACATTGTACGGTTACGGGTATCGGGTCCTCTCGTCATGATTCGAATGAACTTAACGCAGCGAATTTGGTTTTCTTTTATTTCCATTCTTTTACTCGTTGCGCTTTTGATCGGTGTTATCTATCCAATTTCGTTACAAGGAGCTTTAACGGAAGAAACTTATAGAATTATCGAACAAGAGCAGGCAAGGTTTGCGAATCCAGAGGGGAGCTATTTTGTTCCGCCTGAATCGGATCTTGATTTTATTGAGAGACAGGAAGCAGAACGTTCTGTTTTCCACATTTTATTACTTAGTCAGCTACTCATTCGCGAGGGAGATCCGGTGCCAGACGAGGTGCTACTCGAAATGGGGAATAGCGCACAAGAACAAACAACGAGAAGGGGCAGGTATGAGCTGACCTATAATGGAGCGAGCCTGTTCTATGTCGTCTATAAAGTGTACACAACTGATGGGGAAGACTACCATATTTCTTACATGTGGGATACGTACCGTGATCAAATGGTGGATCGCCTTTGGGGCAGATTAAGTTACATTATGCTCTTTGCGGGACTTATGAGTCTTGTGCCAGCATTTTGGCTAAAGCATTACTTAAAGCAACCATTAGCAAGCCTTGGTAGTCACTTTGAGCAGATTGCGGAGCGGAATTGGAAGGAGCCCTTCCACTGGGAGGGTGATGAAGACTTCGAAAAGCTATCGAACCAGTTTGAAAAGATGAGGCAAAACCTCATCCGCTATGACTCCGCACAAAAAACGTTTATTCAACACGCATCGCATGAGCTAAAAACGCCAATTATGGTAGTAAAAAGCTATGCCAAATCGGTGAAGGACGGTATGGTTCCGAGCGAGAATCTAAATGAGACGATGGATGTTATCATTGAAGAATCTAATCGGATGGAGAAGCGAGTTAAAGATATGCTTTATTATACGAAGCTCGATTCGCTTAAAGAAGCCCCGATGGAGTTTAAAACATTCCCATTCGGTGGTATTGCTTATCACGTGGAGCAGCGCTTCCGCATGGCTCGCGAGGACGTCACGATCTATATCGAAGGTGACCAAGTAGAGCTTGATGGTGATAAAGAGCTTCTTACGATTCTTCTCGAAAATCTCGTTGAGAACGCACTGCGCTATGCTGTCGATAGCATTGTTCTAAAGGCGACAGAAGAGAACGGTGACGTAAAAATCGAAGTAAGCAATAACGGGGAGACCATTCCTGATGAAGAGTTAGATCACATCTTTACTCCATTTAGAAAAGGGAATAAAGGTCAGTTTGGACTTGGACTCGCTATTGTGAAGCGGATTTGCGAGCTACATGGAGGGTATCCATCTGTTCGAAATGAATCAAATGGTGTAAGCTTTAGCATGGTATTACCTCGTAAAAAAGATATCCAAGAAGGATAATGGACTTAGTTTAAAAGCCGGCGGAATCTGCCGGCTTTTATGCTTTTTTGTAGCACAATTATTGGCAGAAATAGTGTGTCTTTCGTTTCTACACAGCTAATGGAATATGGTATAATAAAAATACGAACATATAGTCGGAAAGGGGCATGTCCACATGAAAAAAGGAATCGACCACCATCAAATAGGTGATTCCGTAGAATTGTACCTATTAATAAAGCTCGTTAAAAAGGGTCTGGCTAGTAATGGCAAACCTTTTTTATCGTTACAGCTTTCCGATAAAACCGGTGAAATAGAAGCAAAGATGTGGGGAGTAACTCCTGAGGATGAGCAAACCTTTGTAAATAGCCAGATCGTTCACGTACAGGGAGACGTGCAGGATTTTAGAGGAATGAGACAGTTGCGCTTAAAGTCCATCCGTCCTGCTTCTATGATGGATCAAGTAAAGCCAGAGGACTTTATGCAGTCGGCTCCTCGAAATAAAGAGGAAATGCTTGAGGAAGTGAATCAATATATCTTTGATATGAAAAATTCCAAAATCCAGCGATTAACTCGCCACCTTTACAAAAAGCACCAAGCAGAATTTGCTGTATCGCCAGCTGCAACTAAAAATCATCATGAATATGTCTCTGGGTTACTCTATCACGTGTGCTCTATGCTCCAGCTAGCAAAAGGAATTGCTACGTTATATCCAAGCCTCGATACAGACCTGCTTTATTCAGGTATCATTCTACACGATATGGCGAAAGTAAGAGAGCTCTCGGGACCGATGGGCACCCAGTATACGGTAGAAGGTCAGCTATTAGGTCATATTTCGATGATTGCTAGTGAAATTGATGAAGCTGCAAAGGAGTTAGATATTCAAGGCGAGGAAGTGACAATCCTTCAGCACATCGTACTTTCTCACCATTCTAAAGGGGAGTGGGGCAGTCCGAAGCCACCGCTTGTGAGAGAAGCAGAGATCATTCATATGATTGATAATGTAGATGCTAAAATGAATATGATGGACCGTGCGCTAGAGAGAGTGTCACCTGGTGAATTCTCCGAGCGTATCTTTCCAATGGAGAACCGGTCATTTTATAAACCAACATTCCACGAATAAAAAAGATGCTATCTTCTGCAATTATTGCAAGGAGATAGCATCTTTTAATTCTTGTGATTAGGTTGTTTGTTGAATAAAATCATCCCCACCAAGCTCTCTTGCAGTGGCTTTGATTTCATCCTTCGTAAATTCTACGACAACCTCTTCATTAAATTTAGTAGCGCATTTTGATTCTTGCCATTCCGCCCACGTTAATCCGCGGCAATCCTCCCATGCTTCCTTCCAGTGGACTAATAAATAACTCTCGACGCGTTCTAAAACCGTTGGGAAGAACAAAAGTGGAGTACGCTCACCAGAAGCCTTCATTTTATCTAATACTAACTCAACTAGTTGCTGTTGAAACTGTCCATATGTCATATTCTCTAAAGTTAGTTCATTCATCATAATCCTCCTTAAATGTTGGTTGTAATGCTTCTATTCCCTAAATAACCTTGTTAAAACATTACAGTTAGATAACAATGATTAACGTTGCGGACTTATGCGGGGTGTTATTTTAAAGGGGAGAAAGTGGTTACATGAATCGACAAATTTCGCGTTATTACTATATCGGAATAATTTGTGGGTACTTAGAGTATGTGTACTAGCGTGGGAGGTCTTTACCGTACGATTTTAAAAGAAAAAGACCACCCCTATAAGGGTAGTCCTGTATGAAATAGTCACTATTCTTCTGAGTTATTTTCTTCGGTATCATCATCAGATGTCTCTTCTGTCTCTGTCGATAAGTGAGCAAAGTCCTCATCTAACACGTTGACGTCCACATTTTGAATCAGCTCTTGCTGAACTTCGTTCATTTCAAATAGTTTGCGGTCGTTATAAGAGGAGCGGAGTTGATCCACTACTTCTTCAAATTCCTGTTCAAATGGTGTCCGCCCAGTAACTTCAATAATGTGGTAACCAAACTGACTTTCAATTGGCTCGCTAATCTCACCTTCTGCTAAATTAAATGCGGCCTTTTCGAATGGCGGCGTCATAGTACCTCTACCAAAGCTTCCTAAGTTACCACCCTCAGCAGCAGATCCTGGGTCAACGGAGTACTCCTCTGCAAGCGTAGCAAAGTCTTCTCCGTCGTTTAGGCGATCAACTAGCTCATTTGCAAGCTCTTCTTCTGAAACTAGAATGTGGCGAGCTTCTACCTCTTGCCCTTGATCATACTCCGCGCGAAGTGTTTCATCATCGACTTCTTCAGGATCGCCGACGATACTTGCTAAAACGAGATGCTGCGTTACTTGCTGGCGAAGAACTTCTTCATTCGGAATTCCCTGCATTTGCATCATTTCATAAAATTGTTCTTCCTCTTCCATTCCCATTGACTCCATGAGGAATTGGATTTCTTCATCTATGTCCTCATCGGTCACTTGTTGATTCAAAGCTTCAGCTTCAAAGATCTTGCGTTGGATAAGCGTTTGAAGAGCCTGCTCACCATACATGGCACGAAGCTCACTCATAAGCTCTTCCTCCGTAATATCTCCTACGCTAGTCTCGGCAATTACTGCCCCAGATGCTTCATTTGTGTTTGCATTATTCGTTGAATTACCTTCATTCGTATCCTCATTCGTACATGCTACAAGCAAAAGAATGGATAACGAACTAATTAATAGTCCCTTTTTCATTTTCATTCGTCCCTCCTAGCTATCATCCACTTTAATATAGCACAGGAATAGATCACCTATCCATACTTTCCCTAAAATTTAGAATAGGTAAAGCGTCTATACGCATGAAAGAGACCTCCATACACTGTTAAAGAATACAGGATGAGGAGGTCATGACCATGTCACAAGGAAATCACTCTGGATTTGCGTTACTAGTTGTTTTATTCATTCTGTTAGTCATCATCGGCGCTTCTTGGTGCTGCTAATCAGTTAGGAGGGTAAACGCATGAGCTACACAAATAACAATGGCTTCGCGCTACTTGTTGTCTTATTTATTCTGTTAGTAATTGTTGGAGCTGCTTGGTGGTATTAAAAAAAGCGAACAGGTTTTATGACCTGTTCGCTTCTTTTATGTTAAGTAAATGCGGAAGAATGAGGACGTAATGAGGATCGTGATTAACACATTAATGGTACGGAAAATCTTTGCCTGCTTTTCTTCCGGAATTTCTTTTTGTACACATAATGAGTTCGTCATTGAGTTAATCACAAATAAGTAAAATGTCGCAAATAAAACAAACGGTATATACATAAATGGACCCCCTAATAGCGTTCCTTTTATAATCTATTGTAAATATGAGTCATTCCCGCTTAAAATGGCGTTATCTCGAAAGAAAACGAGGGAATGAGTGAAGTATCTTCTCTAGTTTAACAAAGTTTCGTTAGAATAGAAAAGAATCTTTACTAATTTTGAGGAGGAAACCTATGAATAGATGGAAAATAGCTTTTTTTAGTCTTATAGCACTTTTACTACTTCTCCTCATCGGAGGCGGGATTTGGATCAATCAGCAACTACCTGACGCGTCTGCAGAGCCCTTTGACCGTCCAGCTGTCGACACAGTAGAGGGACCGTCTTTTACCGTTACAACAACGCGTGAGGACTTAAACAGTTGGCTTCAACAGGAGCTTCAGGGTGAAAATCAAGAGTTTGATATTACAATTGATGAAGCTGTTTATTTTCAAACGGAGCTTGCATTGTTTGGAGTGTCTATTCCTGTGGAAATGACACTCGTTCCTGAAGTCACGGAGGAGGGGAATCTTTGGTTACTAGAAGATTCGTTCCGCGTAGCGTCATTTGAGCTACCATCAGAGCAAGTTTTCGCCCTTATTGAATCAACTGTAGACC
This window contains:
- a CDS encoding YjcZ family sporulation protein, translated to MSYTNNNGFALLVVLFILLVIVGAAWWY
- a CDS encoding YjcZ family sporulation protein: MTMSQGNHSGFALLVVLFILLVIIGASWCC
- a CDS encoding YpmS family protein, with protein sequence MNRWKIAFFSLIALLLLLLIGGGIWINQQLPDASAEPFDRPAVDTVEGPSFTVTTTREDLNSWLQQELQGENQEFDITIDEAVYFQTELALFGVSIPVEMTLVPEVTEEGNLWLLEDSFRVASFELPSEQVFALIESTVDLPEWITVAQNERGFYVDIVNGVSEDFQIQVESLDLEQNDIELLITSK
- a CDS encoding foldase protein PrsA codes for the protein MKMKKGLLISSLSILLLVACTNEDTNEGNSTNNANTNEASGAVIAETSVGDITEEELMSELRAMYGEQALQTLIQRKIFEAEALNQQVTDEDIDEEIQFLMESMGMEEEEQFYEMMQMQGIPNEEVLRQQVTQHLVLASIVGDPEEVDDETLRAEYDQGQEVEARHILVSEEELANELVDRLNDGEDFATLAEEYSVDPGSAAEGGNLGSFGRGTMTPPFEKAAFNLAEGEISEPIESQFGYHIIEVTGRTPFEQEFEEVVDQLRSSYNDRKLFEMNEVQQELIQNVDVNVLDEDFAHLSTETEETSDDDTEENNSEE
- the yhaM gene encoding 3'-5' exoribonuclease YhaM; this encodes MKKGIDHHQIGDSVELYLLIKLVKKGLASNGKPFLSLQLSDKTGEIEAKMWGVTPEDEQTFVNSQIVHVQGDVQDFRGMRQLRLKSIRPASMMDQVKPEDFMQSAPRNKEEMLEEVNQYIFDMKNSKIQRLTRHLYKKHQAEFAVSPAATKNHHEYVSGLLYHVCSMLQLAKGIATLYPSLDTDLLYSGIILHDMAKVRELSGPMGTQYTVEGQLLGHISMIASEIDEAAKELDIQGEEVTILQHIVLSHHSKGEWGSPKPPLVREAEIIHMIDNVDAKMNMMDRALERVSPGEFSERIFPMENRSFYKPTFHE